In the Mauremys mutica isolate MM-2020 ecotype Southern chromosome 13, ASM2049712v1, whole genome shotgun sequence genome, one interval contains:
- the LOC123347374 gene encoding olfactory receptor 6B1-like, translated as MDARNQSAVAEFILLGFNSLRRWQAFLFFTFFLLAYVLTVTANTTIIAMVWKDNRLHTPMYFFLSNFSFMEIWYTTVTVPKMLSSFMVERTTISVSGCIIQFYVFFCLGTTECMFLGVMAYDRYIAICYPLRYSTLMNKKVCTQLAVSSWVSGFIGYLPLTISTTQFFFCGPNKINHFFCDLAPVLSLSCTDTSVSEMIFFTFAWVIILCSFLLTMVSYCYIIYTICRMPFTIGRQRAFSTCASHLIVVIIFYSTVTFMYVRPTVRYTFQADKVVSVFYCVVTPLLNPVIYNLRNKEVKEALRRVLCSRRRLNWKKVGLIDWDS; from the coding sequence ATGGATGCCAGAAACCAGAGTGCTGTTGCTGAATTCATCCTCTTAGGGTTCAATAGCCTACGAAGATGGCAAGCCTTTCTTTTCTTCACCTTCTTCCTCCTTGCTTATGTTTTGACTGTAACGGCCAATACCACCATCATCGCCATGGTGTGGAAGGACAACCGCCTTCACAcacccatgtacttcttcctgagcAACTTCTCTTTCATGGAGATCTGGTACACCACAGTCACCGTGCCCAAGATGCTGTCCAGCTTCATGGTGGAGAGGACCACCATATCTGTGTCGGGCTGCATCATCCAATTCTATGTCTTCTTCTGCTTGGGAACCACCGAGTGCATGTTCCTGGGTGTGATGGCTTATGATCGCTACATTGCCATCTGCTACCCGCTGCGCTACAGCACTCTGATGAACAAAAAGGTCTGCACCCAGCTGGCTGTTAGCTCTTGGGTGAGTGGTTTCATTGGCTATTTGCCCCTCACCATCTCTACTACTCAGTTCTTCTTCTGCGGCCCCAACAAGATCAACCACTTCTTCTGCGACCTGGCACCAGTGCTGAGCCTCTCATGCACAGACACCTCAGTCAGCGAGATGATATTCTTCACCTTCGCCTGGGTCATCATCCTCTGCTCCTTCCTGCTCACTATGGTGTCCTATTGCTACATCATCTACACCATCTGCAGGATGCCCTTCACTATTGGCAGACAACGGGCCTTTTCCACCTGCGCCTCCCACCTCATCGTGGTCATCATTTTCTACAGCACTGTCACCTTCATGTATGTCCGGCCCACGGTGCGCTACACCTTCCAGGCAGACAAGGTAGTCTCTGTCTTCTACTGTGTAGTCACCCCGCTCCTCAACCCTGTCATCTACAACCTAAGGAACAAGGAAGTGAAGGAGGCGCTGAGGAGAGTGCTGTGCAGCAGAAGAAGGCTGAATTGGAAGAAGGTTGGACTAATTGACTGGGATAGTTAA
- the LOC123348003 gene encoding olfactory receptor 14A16-like, whose translation MSNRSTLTEFLLLGFSDVRELQILHFVVFLVIYLVGLMGNLLIITAVALNPHLQTPMFFFLVNLSILDFGSISVTIPKSMANSLMNTRVISYPGCVTQVFLFILFAATDFALLTIMAYDRYVAICQPLHYERVMNRRACVQMAASAWISGIAYSALHAGITFRLLFCQSNDINLFFCEIPHLLKITCSDSYLSEVGVIALGVFLGLNCFVFIIVSYVQIFKTVLRIPSEQGRHKAFSTCLPHLTVVSLMVFTGIFAYLKPTSSSASGLDLVVGVLYSLVPPVMNPIIYSMRNKEIKAALKKLIVWRLFSKS comes from the coding sequence atgtccaaccgaaGCACCCTGactgagttccttctcctgggattctctgacgttcgggagctgcagattttgcactttgtggtgttcCTGGTGATTTACCTGGTAGGCCtgatggggaatcttctcatcatcacagccgTAGCCCTCAACCCCCATCTTCAAACCCCCATGTTCTTCTTCCTGGTGAATCTGTCCATCCTAGACTTTGGCTCCATCTCCGTTACCATCCCCAAGTCCATGGCCAactccctcatgaacaccagggTGATTTCTTATCCTGGATGTGTCACTCAAGTTTTTCTCTTTATCCTCTTCGCTGCAACTGATTTTGCCTtactcaccatcatggcatacgaccgatatgtcgccatctgccaaccactgcactatgagagagtgatgaacaggagagcttgtgtccaaatggcagccagtgcctggatttCAGGTATTGCCTACTCTGCCCTGCACGCTGGCATCACCTTCAGGTTACTCTTCTGCCAGTCCAATGACATCAACctgttcttctgtgaaatcccccatcTACTCAAGATCACCTGCTCTGATTCATACCTCAGTGAAGTTGGGGTTATTGCCTTAGGTGTGTTTTTAGGTttaaactgctttgtttttataattgtgtcttatgttcagatcttcaaaactgtgctgagaatcccttctgagcagggccggcataaagccttctccacctgcctgcctcacctcactgtggtctcttTGATGGTTTTCACTGGCatctttgcctacctgaaacccacctccagctcagcatCAGGTCTGGACCTTGTGGTGGGTGTTCTCTATTCTCTGGTGCCTCCAGTGATGAATcccatcatctacagcatgaggaacaaggagatcaaagctgcATTGAAGAAACTGATTGTGTGGAGGTTATTCTCCAAGAGTTAA
- the LOC123347373 gene encoding olfactory receptor 11G2-like, with amino-acid sequence MSSLELSKLKGPLIHPANDTIPVTKFILLGFASMDWESRTFLCALLSSAYTGTLAGNLCIVWAVLRDSRLQRLPMYILLGNFSWLEISYVTTTVPKMLSDLVSPGLPISFPACFMQFYFFLSMGATECLFLAAMALDRYLAICHPLRYPVLMSPHSCWVLASSCWLIGFLWFIVPVTLISQLSFCGTNTLDHFVCDPAPLLAASCTPAPQAEHSCYALSSLIIFATIFFILASYGLVIRAVLRLPAGAGRHKAFSTCSSHLAVVGLFYGSGMVNYVNPAASGASGKVVTLFYTVGTPLLNPLIYSLRNKEMKQALKRTLLGEQ; translated from the exons ATGTCATCCTTGGAGCTGTCCAAACTCAAG GGCCCTCTGATACATCCGGCCAACGACACCATCCCAGTGACCAAGTTCATCCTGCTGGGTTTCGCCTCCATGGACTGGGAGAGCCGCACTTTCCTCTGTGCCCTTCTCTCCTCCGCCTACACTGGGACACTGGCAGGCAACCTGTGCATTGTGTGGGCCGTGCTGCGGGACTCCCGCCTCCAACGCTTGCCCATGTACATCCTGCTGGGGAACTTCTCCTGGCTGGAGATCTCCTATGTCACAACCACGGTGCCAAAGATGCTCTCTGACCTGGTGTCCCCCGgcctccccatctccttccctgCCTGCTTTATGCAGTTCTATTTCTTCTTGTCCATGGGGGCTACTGAGTGCCTCTTCCTCGCTGCCATGGCCTTGGATAGGTACCTGGCCATCTGCCACCCCCTGCGCTACCCCGTCCTCATGTCCCCACACAGCTGCTGGGTGCTGGCCTCCTCCTGCTGGCTTATCGGCTTCCTGTGGTTCATAGTGCCTGTCACCCTCATCTCCCAACTCTCCTTCTGCGGCACCAACACCCTGGATCATTTTGTCTGTGACCCAGCCCCATTGctggctgcctcctgcaccccagctccccaggctgaACATTCCTGCtatgccctgagctccctcataATCTTCGCCACCATCTTCTTCATCCTGGCATCCTATGGGCTAGTCATCAGGGCTGTGCTGAGGctgccagctggggctgggcggcacaaggccttctccacctgctcttcACACCTGGCTGTCGTGGGCCTGTTCTACGGCTCTGGCATGGTCAACTATGTCAACCCGGCCGCCTCGGGGGCCAGTGGGAAGGTGGTGACTCTCTTCTACACAGTGGGGACCCCCCTGCTCAACCCGctgatctacagcctgaggaacaaggagatgaaGCAGGCTCTGAAGaggaccctgctgggggagcagtaG